A stretch of DNA from Drosophila virilis strain 15010-1051.87 chromosome 5, Dvir_AGI_RSII-ME, whole genome shotgun sequence:
CTGATGTGAATATAGCATGGGTTATGTTACACGTGAAGCGGTGGAGTTGGAGCAGCAGTGCACCCTGCTCGAAGAACCAACTGGCGGCACGCCTGCTTCTGGCTCCGATGATGAATCACAGCCAAGGCACAAAATGCGTGCCAAAAGAAATATCCATAGACGACAAAGTGTGTGCTATTATCTACCCAGATGCTTGAAGAGATTTGGCTGTTCCATGCGCTACCAACTACTCAGATGCTTTAAGAGATTCAGTTATTTTATGCTGTGCAGTTTCTTTATATTAATGCTGTACATTATCGTGCAGTACTTTTGTATTGATGTGCAAAAAAGACATGGTAAGTATAGAGTATACCATATAAAACCATTTGCTGATTGCGGCTTTTCACAGTTTCGCTGTCCGATTGGGCGGCCAACGTGTCGCTGGACATTAAGGACTACATACAGGCACAGCAGGAGACGGCACTCATAATGCCGCGTGACTTTTGTCGCAACAAAACATTTCTAATCATAGCCGTCTGCACCGGTTTGAATAACTTTGTGGCACGCCAGACGATCCGGGAAACGTGGGGCAATACAACAGAATTCAATTATGCCGCCTTTGGCAAGCTGCATGGCCATATGAAGGGTCATTATCTGCCGACAATGGATTCACGCCTGCAGCTCTATGCCGATTACCTAAGCGGTGAGGGTGACACCTTAACGGCCAAGGTGCGCATTGTCTTCATTGTGGGCCGCAGCAATTACGAATCCCATCTGGGCAACGAGACGCTGATACGTTTGCACAACGAAGCTGAAATGTACAACGATATCATTCAGGAGAATTTCATTGATTCGTACAATAATCTAACATTGAAATCCGTTTTGGCATTGAAGCACATCAGTAAAAGTTGCTGCAAGACGTGCGCCTTCTTTCTGAAATGCGACGATGACACCTTTGTCAATGTGCCGAATCTGTTGCACTTTCTGCTCGGCGGCACAGTTCCCCTCTATAACGATACACTAGACTATCATGACCGTGGGTCGATGGTGGTCATGTCGCCGCAGAATCGACTAAATGCCACCAGCGGGATCATGCGTGGACATCAGTTCTGCAATGTGGTGCCTGTCAGCGATGTGACAAGCAAATGGTATATGCCCTACTATATGTACAAAGGTGAATCATATCCCAAGTATCTGTCCGGTGCCGGTTATCTAATGTCCATTGATGTTGTCGAGCGTTTGTTTGAGGCCGCGTTGAACACATCGCTAGTTTATCTAGAAGATATTTTCATAACTGGTCTCTGCGCGAATCGTGCCAATGTTAAGCGGCAGCATCATGCACTCTTCAGCTTCGCCCACTCCCCGCATTTGTGCGCCTTTAAGGGCAGCATAACCCAGCATCAGGTGAAGGCGGAGAGCATGGCGGACGCGTGGCGTTTTGTTTCAAATTACAGCATACAATGCCCGCCACCGGGACGTTACTTAAATCATATGCGATTAAGGAATCGAAATAATTGTTAAAGCACAAGAGCTGTGAATATGCCTCGAAAATGTTGGCCTCCTTCCATATCTAGAGTTTACATTACATTTCTAATATGATTTCTTGCATTGAATACTCCGACAAACAGTTTTGCACACACCTTATATAACGCGTAGctatataaaacttttttgttccTGAGATTATTTGTGGTATTTAAGtgaattttcatattttagtttaaaagaaaaaaattcaaaataatgtATAAGGGCCGATATTCTTGCACACCTTTTTTGGGTGCTATTAAtactatttgaaatattatttaacaaacgCACAGACTTGTTCAATTTTCACATAGTTATATCTACTACAATCTGTTTAAGCAAACGCACAAAAAGACCGAAAATATGCACTAGTTGCATAATTTCAACTCCCCAATACTCCACTTTATATGATTGCAACTGGGTTCGTGACTTTTGTTTATCCGTATTAAATgtgaattatttattaacaatctcATTGCGccaagtatttattttttacaattaaaaaaaaataaaataaacgatattatttaatatcaatatACTCTATGCATTACTTTTATGACTAAGTATGATGATGTTTGTTTATGGGCGTGTTCTGAATTTTCATGTGCCATGGTATATTATTGATTTGGGCTAGTTGCTTttcgaaaacgaaaacaaaaagttcTGATATTAAATGCTTAATCCTCTTAAATCTAAGCTGTTGCATACGTCCTTTTTGCGCTGTTCGTTTTTGAGTAGCTCATACGCAAAAATATTACTAAAAACTATAATAACAAATTACATTCGAGCCTACAATTCGAAGCAAAGTTAATTGTAGCATTAAAATGTGTTAGGGTATTTGGATTCCAAACTAGCACAGCAGTCATATTGCGGCGTCAGTCGTATCCGATGGCGGATCAAGGTGTTCGACACTTGGGCTTGCTGGTGGGGATGCCTTGCTTGGACTACTCTGTGTTGTAATCTCAGTCGGCTGCTCAGCTTCGGACGCTTGGACTAACTTGTGGTAAGTTGTTGAATCATTCTTTGCCTGCGCCGTCGCCTCAGCAGCGGTCACAGGTGAACTGTTCCTTGAGCTCTCCTTACATGCAGTTGCGTCCGTCTCATCAGCATCTGTCTCGCTGGTGTCGGCAGCTTTTGCGGCTGTATTGTCTTCATTTGCTtcagctgctggcgctgcagcaTCAGTCTTGGCACTGGCTGCAACGCCAGATTTTATAACTGCCTCATCCAACGCTGTTTGATCAGCTTCTCTATATTTTAATTGCGGCATACTTTCTTCGTCTTCAGCTTCATCCGCTTCCTCAGTTGTTACACCAGCTGTTGTATCTGTTTCAGTttcattcaattcaattttttcgTCATCAGCCTCAATTATTTCTGTTACTTCCATTGTTGCTTCGTTGGACTTTTTATTTTCCATAATTCCTGCGCTTTCTGTCACTTCTAGGCCTTCCGTTGATTTTGCTATACTTGTTTTAATTGGCTCTGTTTCAGTTTTTTCTTTATCCGCAGCTGAGATTTCAATATCTTCAGGATTATCCGCATCTTCGGCTTTCTTTTGGCTCGTCGACTTCGTTTCGATGTTTTCAACGTCTGTTTGAGAGTTAGTTGCGTCTGTTGTGTCCATTTTCTGCAGCAACTCATCTTCAACGTGCTGTTCCTGTTCCTTCTCACTATCATTTTGCATGGTATTATCACTTTCCTCTTCTTTATTGGCGTCGATTGCTGCCTCCACTGGTTCATTCTGGCTTTCAGCTTTCTGCATCTGCTCTTCAGCATTTGGCTGTGATTCAAACACTGTGGATTTCTTAGCTAGCTTCTTTGCATGTTCCATGTCCATCCATTTGCGCGCCACCTCAAAGTCTTCCTCGGCACGCCTCAGCTTGACGACCACCTTCATTTTAAGCTTGGCATCATTGCGCTTTGTTTCCTCCATGCGCTGGCGCTCCAGATGCAGCAGCGCTGGATTCGGTTTGTTCGTCATCTTTTTACGCGGCTGCTTCTTTTGTATGGTACCACCTGGTGAAGTGGCTTGATGAGTTTTTACCTCGCCAACGCCCTCGGTAATGTCCACTTCCAGCAGACTGGCCAAAATGGATGAGCTAAAGGCCGCCACATCAATATCCATGTTTGGGTCCATGTTGGCGGTAACAGgatcaattttaattatattcgATGCTGGTGCCGTTGATTTTACAGATGTTATTTTCAGGCCCTTTGGTATGCTAACGTTTGAAACTGAAGGTAGCTCCTCCTCGTTATCGGAATCAATGGTAATGGTATCCGTTTTGGGCTCCACGATCTCAATCTCATTGTCCTCATCGTCGCTGGCTTGTTTTTCTATAAAGAGTAAAGAATTCATTAACAATGTAAGAATTTAACAATTAAACTTAGTCAGTTATTAAAAATGTGATAAATATAGTCTCTACATCTGttgaaaagttttaaataagtttatttaatcTTAGAATGTGCGGAAGTTTGGCATAATTTAACTTACTGCTAGTTTGTAATTTTGAAATCTATAAAAAACTTATATATTAAGAAACCGCATTTCTTCAAGCGGAAAATTGGTGCGCAACTTTTGCAGAGTTCTCTCATTCGGTCTCGGCTGTCGTTCCAGCTCGCGACAGTAGCATTCGTAGGCAaactttgccatttgccagcgTAATTTGCAGGCTCGTGCATCACGCCGGAAGCGTGGCAAGCGTCGGGCCAGCTCCGCCCACAGGCGTTCGCGGGCACCCACATCATTGTAATCGACATGTCGCGGATTCCAGAGTGTGGGATAGGCGCGCATGGCTAGCACCAGTTGTTGCGCGAACTGCTTATCATCGGGCATATCCTTTAGCTTGCCAGCTGAATCGCCACCGTTTGTCGCTTGCTGCACACAATCCTGCAGCGGCTCGAATTCGTCGCGTAAGTCCTGCTCGTCAATTTTATACAGAAAATACAAGTTGGCCAAATATTTGGAGTACTTTAGCTCAAGATTGGCAAATGTGCTCTTGTCCTTAATGGTTTTTAGACGAAAGGACTTGTACATTTCGTACATCTGTTGCCAGCGCTCCACAATGTACTCGCAGCGATAGTCTACAAAAGAAGagcataatttaattgattccCATTAAAAATACAGTTTGGATTACTTACTGGGCGCTGATTTCCAAAAGTTCAGCCACAGCGATTTGCGCGTTTGCTCATCTATGCTGTTGAACTCAGGATCGGTGGACTTGCGCCACAGCACTGGATGACTCTTGGCAAAGTTTATGATGCGCATATCAATCGGGCGTACCTCGATCGGACGCACTGGCAAACGTGGCGTCGCTCTTACCCCCTGTTGTCGTGCATCGGTAAAGTCCTGTTGCTCCTTATGTATGGTATTCTCAATGGCATCCAGTTGCTTGCGCTCAAAGCCGTCACCATCGCCTTCGCCACAGTCGACGGGTTGCCATTCACTGCGAGGCAAATCGCGGTTGGCCAAATAATTGGTGGCCTTGTCAAAATAGCCCTTGAAGCGTTTACCCTGCTTTAGCAGTCGCTCGATGCGCACATAACGTTTTCGTACATTCTTCCAGCGCAGCTTGATGTCGTCGCCGCGTGGAAAGTGGCTGGCAATTACGCGCCACTGTTTGCGTGTCACCTCCATTTTGCCATAGTCCGGATGACGTGTACACCAAATAGATGGATATTCGCGCAGCAGACGCGTCAGTTTGCGATCATAGGCATGCGCCTGCTCATTGCGATTCATGCTCTCCTCGGTGCCGAGTGCATCGTACTCATCATCCaaatcatcaacatcatcgcCATCATCGGCATCATCGTCGCGATCATCATCATACTCAGACGGCTCGTCGTTCTCATTTTCCGCTGTTTCATTTGGCTGCTGCGCATTGTCCTCGTCTTTGGGATCGTCTTCGGCACACACGCCCAGGGGCATTAGCGGCGGCAGTGGATCAATGCTTTCGCCATCCTTCAGATTCGCCTGTAAACTCTTGCGATACTCGTAAACCTgattgtgaaagctattgcaGCCCGTATTAAACAGATCCACATCGTCCAGCTGGCCGTAGCACACATAATCCACGGCTACAATAAAACCAAAAGTGAACAAAAAGAAAGATTTTAGCGAAAAACTGCTGCTGAATTCGATTCCATTGCCTTTTTTGGATATTTTCACAAACACATGGACCAAGAgctaaatcaaatcaatttgccaAACGCAAGACTGAATTTAAGTGGAGCCAAGGAAATGGAACTCGCAGAGTTTTTcataaacacaacaaaaaatacttaCATGCTGGCTGACCATAGCACAAAATGTTGAGCAACACCCGTCCATGTGTTAAAATATTCACAAAAGACAATGTACACTAACTTAAAAGTGGCCTCGACTTGCACAGGAAACCGCAGCCTGTGAAGCGTCGGCTGGAATAATACACGTAATATCCTATACTAAATCTTAGGCTATCATGTTTTGTATTAAACAAGATGTTAAGTTTACGTAAGGTGTTATCTTCAGAATAATCTAAATTCCAGTTTTGTTATAACATATCTAAACAATAGAAATTGGGTACTCTAATATAAAATACCTATTAATTTAAAGGAGTACGGCTATGTTCTGCtggccgaagattaaatagcTTCTTACGGTCTTGAAGATATGTGAGCTGAATTGTGAAGCTCATATTTTCAGAATTTGGTAAAGATGTATCGAAAAACAGACCGATTCAACCGACTCTTTCCATATAACTATGTCACAGTGTTGTCTTATGTTGATAGTATTTGACCTCTATGTATGCAGCTtgggaaaaataataaatgccaagttttgcCAATAGATCTTCAAAGCCAAATAAGAACTTAGCTCTCGTACAATCATTTCTATAGCGCTCCAAGTTGGCCGTCTAAACATCTTATGTTATTCGATATCTTAGGATACCAACCACTTCTTAaatctatattaaatattataattgaacTGTAAAAAACTTACCAGCTGCCAGTTGACCGTTCTCCAAGCTGTTAGCATCATTCTTGAAGCCCATTTCGCGCATATCGACCAGGCACTTATCTTGCAGCTGTTTAAAGCGTCCAATCGCATAGGTCATCAGATAGGATAAATGTATGTAGAGCTCCTTGAGATCCATGTAGCTGCGCGCCTGATTGTACGCATTCGAATGGGTTAGCGTTTGCACTTTGCCCGTCAGATGCGTGCATATTTCCATCGCATTAAAGATCTGCTCCTGCAGCTGGGTGCGAGCCATACCAATGGGACTGTTGGGGAACACATGACGCACCAGTGTCGGAGCCTTGTGCACTGCTGCTGGCGTCATCATAATAGTTGTCCCGCCATTACTGTTGGAAGGCGTCGATGCCGCCGCAACGTTCACCGAATGCACCTGGCTGCCATTGTTGACGCGCACCACTTGCGGCGCGCGCTGCTGTTGATTAGTTTGTGGATTATAGATACCCATATTGGAGCCAAAACTGGGGTGGACCACGCGCGGCGATGGCCCTCCCGGTGTCTGTTGGCGTATGATGACCTGCGGATTCATTGAAATAGGGGTGCGCGCCACCGTTGTTGCGGGCTGGCCGCTGGGTGGCAACTGGCGCTTGACCTGCGTTGGTTTAAAATGTATCTATTAATGCTTTATTTTAGAGGTGGACGAAAATCCTATACCTGTATGAGCCGACCATTGGGCAGACGATAGGAGTCCTGCTGCGCTGCGCTATTGAGATCGACACGAAAACCATTTATGGTATGGAAGACGGGGCCCGCAGTGCGTACGGCATTTGGCACCACGGTGCGTCGCACAACAGAAGCTGGACCGGGTGTCGCCTGGCGGTAGCGCATGCCCGAGCTGCTCAACACCAATGGCGGGGGCAAGCTGCTCCGTGGACCGGTTGTGGCACTGCCATTAGTACTCGGACTGGGTCCACTGTAATTTTGTTGTACAGTCACAATGCGCGGCGTGGTGGTGGTGATACTGGCCGCTGGAGTTATAGTGGGCCGTGGACCAGGCTTTTGTGCCACTGAAATTTGACAATCCGGTTCCAGCATGCTGAGCAAATCGGGCGTACAGACTACCTCATCATTGGAGGACTTTGGACGCTTTGCGGGCGGACACTGTGGTTTGGGCGACTTCTTGACTGAGTGCACAGAGCTGGCATGACTGCGCTTGGAAGCATTTGATTCTAGGCTCTCCATGGAGTCGGACAGACTGTTGGCCTTGGCTTTGGCCAGGCGACAGCATGTGCTGTAGTCCTTGTGCATATGCCTGCGCATTTCCGATTCGGACAGCTGCATCGATTGCAGTCCGCTGTCAGAGAAGGAAATAATAGTTATGCTTGTGTTGGGTTTTTCTTAGTGCACGGCACTTACTTCTTCTGCGTCTGGATATAGTTGACAAGCGCCCAGTGCTGGGCGCGCAGCGGCCACAGTATTTTCGACGTGCACTTGAAGCAATTCCAGTTCTCGTTCTGCTCAATGTCCACGATAACGCCACGCGATAAGTTTTTAATGATGCACGacttgcaaaaaacaaatgggcAGGTTGAGCAGCAATATACCTCGCCGCCTTGACCACACCAGCGACAGTACAACTCGGAGCCATCCTCCCCCTTGGAGAACTCGCCGCTGTTGTAGAAGTCATGGCATTTGATGCAGTGCGTTACCCGCAATATCGGATGCATTTTAATATTGCTGTCCGCGCTGGCCGCGGTCCCAATATGCATGCGACAAACGGTGCAGTGGACTTTACGCTGATTGACCACATCGACGGTGGGATACATTTTGAGATAGAAGCGACGCTCCTCATCCGAAATGCTGGCATCCATTTCATAGTTGCTACCTAGACAATGCACACACGTACATTAGAAAAACATGTAGAGGGAGGCGCTTATTCCCGCTTACCcgtaaaatcaaaatcaaaggcTTTGAGTGAAGGCGATGGCGTCGCTGGCGTTGTGACCGTCAGCACAGCCTCGCCGCTGGGCGTGCTGCTCATTTTGCCGGCTACGATAGTCAAGACTATCCACACGTGGATTTGCAATCGCAATCAAGAAATATCTTCTTTCTTCACTCTCTTacgaacaaatatatatatatatatatgtatatatatatatacctacacacacacacacggacacacactaGACTACTGCAAAATGCTGGCTaaccagcagcggcagcaacaacgcgTCGCGGTATTTtttgcaataataaataacactAATACCAATGCATGccctacatatataaaatggcGGCAATGCCGTAAATGATCCCTGGCCGTTTTGCAGTTTAATTCAAATGCtctattttgatattttatattaGCTCCATTTGCTTGGTCAACagtataaaaatgatttttcacgCGACTGCCGTTGTACTATCTCGTTTCCAATATGGCAGCCACTTCGTGTGAGCCGAGTGCACGAGCGAAACACGAAGTATCACAACAAGTTTTACCTAAAGTCTGGGCCGATAATGGTAAAATATgttatacatacacatttcATGGATGGATATAGTTAAATAGTTGTACAAACTCGATATTATAATATACTTTATACCAACTTCAACAGCATAAAGTAATCTTAACTACCGATCGCATATAATACTCTTTCTGAttgatcatcatcaacatacgcgtaatttgaatttaaatgggtttaatatcataaattatattaatattataaataatttgcaaagATTATAAAAAAGTTGATTAAAATGCGCAACTATACGCTTGGCAACTCTATCACCAACGTGTCGTCTTCTTCGCACTCATGCAACATTCCGTAAGGCACGAGCATAACGGAAAGGtaaattatcaaaaataaagatgactatattttatatttattatgatGTAATAATGTAAAAAAAGCTACAAAAGCATATTcagttgaatatatttttaaaatttgaattgaacAATCatctaatataatatatatgttttacaGCACTGGTGCACAAATGCAACACTGAGTTTCAAATTGCCGGCACTAGCTTATCGTTTGCAGGCAGTAGCTAGCAGTCAAGCGTAGTTAGAATTGTATACTTCAGAAAAATTGTGGAGAAGACCTACTCGGAGTTAcacaaaaatatcaaaacaCTAAATGTGTTTTAATTATGTAAGTGGCATACAAACATAGTGATGTTTACCAACGTCGGTTTACAAATGTGTGACTTATGTTTGATTTCAATTGAACTGCGTTTTCAAAAAATTGCACTGAAAGCGTTCTTAAGTCGCGTCCTTGCAGAATTTTGAAAAAAGCGAGGccacttaaaataaaagtatacATACCTAGTATTTCttattatgttatgttatgttatgttattaatatataacTATGCGAGAATTTTAGGCATGAGATGTGTTAAAACGCAGATGTGGATGCCTCTACTTAAAACGCATTTGTGGCTATCGATTATTTGTGTACGATAATTGATAGAGCTAAGGTTCGATTTCGTGCTGTCATTGTTTTGGTTTATTCTTCCGATTTTAACAAAAGTTTTAGGTTTCGTGTCCCTGTGAAATatgtttcaatttgatttgtaATCTGTCTTTAAACATTATCTACAGTCATTAACAAAATGGAGCCAACAACCTCCAGATCTGCCGTCGAGTCGCTAAACTCCGACTTCTTTTACGGCTGGGATCTATTATACAAAACTGTAGATGGCATTATTGATAAGAAGGCAGATGTTCTCATGGTGCTTGCCCATTTTTTGCTGACCAAGCACTACAAATTCCGCTGCGTTGGTATTGGAGATGACGTGAGTatgctctatatatatatcttgaccTTTAATTCAATAAGTTTTATTGCTCGCAGAAAACTTTGCCCGAAGACGAGGTGGGTAGCGAATTGCTGCCGGATCATTGGAATGGCGACAGTAGCAAGTACTCACTGCGATATGTCCATAATAAAGTGCTCTATTTGCTGCTTGGCCATATTACGGAAGATGCTCTTATTGTCAATCTGTTAGATATTAATACCAAGAATGTTTCCAACATTTGCATCACGCCCGAATCTCTGGTTGCCGAGGTAAAGGGTggcattacaaaaattatgcCAACTGCAACAGATATTGTTGAACGCTTTCGCAAGGAGCTTTGTGATCCGGTATGTCGGAGTCCTCCCAACAAATCAAAGTTAAATGGGGTTCCATTTTGAttgaaatatatgttttttaggTATTTACTGGAAACTCACGCGAAGCAACTACTCAGACACAAGCAACCCAGCAAACACCGGCAAACATAACTGATCCCTTGCGCATTGGTGAGCCTAGACGTCCGGGGTAAGCTACAAAGCTAGCGTTTTCTTATTACGtatctaatttttttttttgctactaACATTATAAAATTGTAGTTCGTTCATGCCGCACGGTTTTGAGCCGCGGCCATTTGGTTTCCCTGACATTGGTCGTGGGGATTTGGATCCACTGGGTCGGGGCTCGGGTAATCTATTTGCGTTTCCGGCCAATCCAGGCTTGGCGCGCTTTGATCCGTTTAATCCATTAAATCCGCGTAATCCGGGTACAATGGGTCCAAACCCAGATCATATGCATCCGCCAAACTGGAATCCCGATTACTATATGTGAAATACGCATAGACCCGACTTATGGATATGGTCTGCTTATAAAATCAATAGTTTAAATGCATtacaaagtttttcaattagaGTCTGAAAACCCAAATACAATTATAAATTAGACAGAAGAAATGCTCTTTACATGGTTTTTACTTTAACtagaatataatttttattgttgctcataTACAATACAGAATACATATTACATATTACGATAAGAACAGACAAATCAGcctatacatttattttcaaaatgtatTGATTTTAACGTAATACAATGTATGTgacaatacaaaaatatatactagGCTTGTGAATTTTGGCTGCGAATCGATGCAACAACTGAAacgcatttaaatttacacAAAACAAACGTAACTAATAACTATACAATGTAATGGCGTGTTATTGCGCAAAAAAgtcaatttttgtatatatatatatatatatattttaatatgtatatatatatgcgtatatataaaGTTACCAGTGCGCTGTCGTAATCTCAATATTAGAACAAAATCAATTATGCGCAGCTATTAAAAGtagaatatattatttttacatatatgcataatgGATTTTGTGTGGAATACATTTAAGTCTAGCCtaagattattattttttttattatattttgctaaattaatTACTTAATGAATTTGGGAAACAGTTCGTGATTTTCTGACTTAAATTATTGCTGCACTTGAATAATTTCTGTTTTAGttgatacaaaaaaaaaaaaccaaatcatGTTTTGTGTCTTGGCGCTTGGTTTTAGATAGTGCGATTGTGTGAAgcatttgatatatatacatatatatatatatatatatatatatgtatgcatacatcGTCCTGTCTGTATCCTTCACCTCATCTTTCTCTCAGTCCCATTCCCCAATAAACATGCGTGGTGTGGGCACATAGCCGCGAGTTGGCAGCGGTAAATGGCGTCCATAGATGTGATTGTAAGGTGATTCGACAAGCTCCGAATCTACAATAAGCGCAACAAAGTGACATTAGcaaatatattctaatttatatatatagatatatttatataaagctCTATAATGGTAAGATGTTTGGTGTATGTACAATGTTAACGGTAAAGGTAAACTGTTGCCGTCCAGGGTCCAAGTTAAAGTGAAGTTAGTATAAAAAATCGGTATAGGTTTTAGCTATAGCCGGGTATATAAGGTGcaaccaataaaaaaaaatctataacCATAGGCAATTtcgcatttatatatgtacacagcGCATATCCAGATCGAACCCAATTTAATGCTGTAAAATAACCTTGATTCGGCTAAGGGAACGAAAAGTTGAAATAGTTCCATTTTCAATAGTCAAGTATTTGGATTTTCTTCAGACTGAGGCTGCGCGGCTTGCGCGGCTTCAGGTAGCCATAAATGGATTCCATGTCGCTGATGTCAAGCCGGCTGGCAGTCCGCCCAGTTCTTTGTGCTGGCTGTgcattgtttgtgtttgttgctgttgctactgcttttgttgttgtttgtgctgttgctgttgctgttgccgttgctgccgctgctgctgttggtggtgGCTGctttgatgttgctgttgcagtcacagttgctgctgttgctgtggttaagctctttgttgctgctgtgcctgctgttatacttttgtttttactattgaaattctttttgttgtttttcaagatgtcatcattgttgttgctgctgttcgttAGCTgtcgcttgttgttgctgttgctgctagtATTCTCATATGGTTTTTTGTCAGCTTTTTGTAAATGTGTCGCCAACGTCGGCTGACGTTTGCCCCGCCAACTTGGCGCTGGCAGCTTGggcttattataatattgcGCACGCCTGCCGCTGGCCTGAAACTTGCCATAGCCAATGTCCGAGTCCATGGAGTTGGGCACACGCTCATAAATGTTAACCACCGATGGCGCTTTGGCCACTATGCGCCGGCGTCCACCGTACATGTACAGTGAACCCTCCTCGTTGGGCTGCTCGAAGAAGCTCTCCGTGGACTGTGATTTTTGCCGTGCCGCGAGCAGCGCCGGCGCCGCCAGCTGACGCAGCTGTGCTCGATCCACATACATGTCCGTCTCCTCGTTGCTGTGCACCGCACGCGGTTGCTGCCCGTGTCGCAGCTGGCGCTGTGGGTAGCCGCTCGCCGTGGTCTCGTCCATGTCGTCAAAGTCCAGGTCAAAGTCATCGTAGTCGTTGCTGTCCTCGTAGCGCTCGTCTGTGGTCATTGTGTTGGGCTCGTCCTCCTGCACCTGCTCCAGCACCGAGATATCGCTCTCGCTGCACCACTTGGACACGCCCACGTGCCTGTCCAGCAGCCCGCCGCTCAGCCGCTGATGGCGACgcaactgctgctggctgAGACTGCGCTGCGGCCGCGGTGCCGGCACCTGGCCACAGAGCGGCGCCAACGCATAGCAGCTGACACAATTGCAGGCATTCTCGGCCGGCAGCAGAGTGCGCCGCATCGACGGGCGTCTAGCTCCCTGACGCACCGCCACCTCCTCCAGATCATCATAGTATT
This window harbors:
- the ADD1 gene encoding uncharacterized protein ADD1 isoform X3: MSSTPSGEAVLTVTTPATPSPSLKAFDFDFTGSNYEMDASISDEERRFYLKMYPTVDVVNQRKVHCTVCRMHIGTAASADSNIKMHPILRVTHCIKCHDFYNSGEFSKGEDGSELYCRWCGQGGEVYCCSTCPFVFCKSCIIKNLSRGVIVDIEQNENWNCFKCTSKILWPLRAQHWALVNYIQTQKNGLQSMQLSESEMRRHMHKDYSTCCRLAKAKANSLSDSMESLESNASKRSHASSVHSVKKSPKPQCPPAKRPKSSNDEVVCTPDLLSMLEPDCQISVAQKPGPRPTITPAASITTTTPRIVTVQQNYSGPSPSTNGSATTGPRSSLPPPLVLSSSGMRYRQATPGPASVVRRTVVPNAVRTAGPVFHTINGFRVDLNSAAQQDSYRLPNGRLIQVKRQLPPSGQPATTVARTPISMNPQVIIRQQTPGGPSPRVVHPSFGSNMGIYNPQTNQQQRAPQVVRVNNGSQVHSVNVAAASTPSNSNGGTTIMMTPAAVHKAPTLVRHVFPNSPIGMARTQLQEQIFNAMEICTHLTGKVQTLTHSNAYNQARSYMDLKELYIHLSYLMTYAIGRFKQLQDKCLVDMREMGFKNDANSLENGQLAADIE